Genomic DNA from Paenibacillus sp. KS-LC4:
CTAGTGGAATCTGTTCAATAGAAATGTAGCAAAATTCTTTGTTGCTCATATTTAAAAACCATATCATCCAAATTATATCAAAATAATTCTAAATGTCAAAAAACGTAAGTCTCACTAAAATAAAATTCCGTTTTCTTTATCATATTCAACAAATGATTAATCTTTATCTTCTTTCTAGCTAATAAATTTATAAATTTTATTATATGTACATGTGGATTTTTTAAAATATAAAATTAAATATATTTTTAAAATAACTGAAGAAGAAAAAAAGATTAAGTGAGTTGTTTGATATTTTTAACTTGTTTTTCTTGTTTCACGCTGTGTGGGCTCTGGTAATAAAAGATGCTGATAAGAAAAAAGCTATTAATTTTTGCTAGAATTATTTGATATTTATAGCTAGGATAGAGAGAGGGGCATGTAAGATCTCCCCATTCAATAGTGAGCTTATTAATTTTTTTTATTTCCCATCATTTAAAAATGGAGATCATTTACTATTTCATATAGAATAGAGGGAAGGAAGATTAAAGTTTGATTGCGTCAGGAGATGAGCACAGGTGCATTGCCAACATTGCGGAAATAAATATGAGCCTAGTGCCGTATATTGCAGCAAATGCGGGAAACCGCTGCTTCAGGACGCGCAGGCAAATGAGCAGACGCAGGCTGTTGTCATTCAAGAGCATGAATTATTCGTTCGGGAGGCAAGCGCCTCACTAGTGCCAGAGCAAGCGCCAGTACGAAACAGAAGAGCCCGTACCGGGGCTGGGCGTAAGTTTATTATTGCGCTCGTGCCGGTCGTCGTATTTATTACAACGTCTGCTGGTGTTTTTTCTTATTACATATATGAAAGCGATTTGAATGATCATGTCGCCGAATGGCATGAGCAAGCGAAGCAGAGAGCTTGGGGAGGCAAATATCACGAAGCGATGCTCCAGCTTGAGAAGGCGGCGAAGGTGCGTCCAGCCTACGGTGTTCTTCAGGAGGATATGGATATTGTCAACGAGGCGGTTGCTATCGAAAATAAAATCAACAGCCTGGCCAGCGAACTGGACAATGGAGCTTTGACGGAGGCAGCACCGCTAGTGAAGCAACTAAATACGTTGCTTGCAGGCCGGGAAGAGCAGATTTTTTCACCACTGCGCGAGGCGTTCGCCGATTTAAATGTTAGAATGGTCGTTGTACAGGTGCAAAATGAGCTGGACCAAATTAACTCGTTGGATGCTTTGACGGTGAAGCTTAATACGGTTAATGGTTTAGGCGGCGAAGAAGCGGTAGCTGTACGCAAGCAGATCGTGGACAAAATCGCGATTGTATGCCAACAGCAAACGAAGGAGCTGCTTCAGAAAAAAAGCTTTTCTGAGGCGATCGCCACCGTAGAGAAGGGAATGGCCTATGCCCCGGAGGATAAGAACTTGACGAAGCTGCTTGAAAGCATTCATGCGGAGAAGCAGGCTTTTGAGAAGGCGGAGCAGGAAAGAATTGAGCGTGCCATGCAGAAAGCGGCCGAAGAGGATTTGCTTAACCAGACGGCAGCCGCCCAGGTCGTTAAGGTGGATACGAGCTTTGATGAAACGGGCAGCTTCAAAATTCATGCCTTGCTCAAAAATGCTGCCACCCGGCCCATTTATTCCGTTGAAATCCAGTATTCGGTGCGCGGCAAGGATAAGCAGATTTTGAAGAAGGGCACGTCTATCGCTATGCCTAACTATATAGAGCCTAACGAATCCTTTACTTTCGACGCAACTGTGGAAGGCATTGAAGAGGCCGATGCTACTGTCGTTATCGATCATGTTACATGGTATTTGGACTAGGAGAAGATATTCATGAGAAAAGGAACTTGGCTTAGCCTTATATTGTCTGTTGCTTTTCTGCTTATGGGGGCGGGAGCGGTCGTATTCATCCGTTCCGAAATTCCCAAGCAGCTCAGCGGCAAGCCGCTGCTTGCCGTGTCAGAAGCGCGCTCGGAGAAAACCGGCAAGCCGCTTAAAGACGTCATATATGAAACCCAGAAGCTGGTCGTGATGATTGAAAGCAGCAATGGCAAGCAGGGCTCAGGCTTTTTGTACAATAATCAAGGTGACCTAATTACCAATGCACATGTCGTTTCCGGCGTTCATAAGGTGAAGATCCATACGTCTGATGCAAGGGAGCTTGATGGCGAAGTCATTGGCATCAGCAAGGAGACAGATATCGCGGTTGTCCGCGTCCCGGCACTGGTTGGCGAGAAGCCGCTTAAGATGGTTCGCAATAAAAAAGCGGAGATTGGCGATGAAGTGATGGCGATTGGCAGTCCGCTTGGTTTTCAAAATACAGTAACGACAGGCATCATTAGCGGCTTAGGCCGTAATTTTACAATCGAACCGTATTCGTATAAGGATTTGTATCAAATTTCTGCGCCCATTGCGCCGGGAAACAGCGGAGGTCCTTTAGTCAGAAGAGAGACAGGCGAAGTGCTCGGTATTAATTCAGCAGGCATTGAGCAAGGTTCGATCGGATTTAGCATTCCGATCGTCAATGTGCTGGCGACAGTGGAGGCATGGTCGTCGAAGCCAATGGGGGTGCTGCCCGAGCAGGAGGGCACGAACGGCAATGGCATGGAAAAGCAGGAAGCGACAATGAGTGAATATGCCAGCTACTTGGTTACTCATTTTTATGACAGCCTGAACAATGCCGATTATGTATATGCCTATTCCTTGCTGGGCGGCAGCTGGAAAGAGGGCAAAAGCTATGACGAATTTCGTGAAGGCTATATGCCAACGCGCAATGTCGTCATCGACGATATGCATGTAACGGTCAATAACGATAAGCAAGCGACTGTGACGGCGATTATTTCAGTGGATGAGAGAGTAAGCGGCAAAAACAAGCTGAGCAAATATCAGGTCATCTACGAGGTCGGCTATGAGAACGACCAGCTCAAGCTGATAACCGGCAGAGGCAAGGTGATTGAGCAGGCCGCGCATGAAAAGGAACAGCACTAACGCTTATTGCAGAGAAAGCCAGCAAACCGATTAAGGGGTGCTGGTTTTTTATTTTAAAAGGCCATATGTAAAAAATCTATTTGATATTTTACATATACCTAAATAAACTGAATATTCGGAAGTGTTCGACTTTAAAAGTCATACTTGTTTTAATATAAGTGTAAATATAATCAATTAATAGGCATTTTAAAAACATATTTACAAAAAAAAGATAAAAATGATAAGGTATAAATAGGATATCCTGAAATGAGCAATATTCTGTATTTGACAAATAAAAGAGATAGGTGTGATATCTAAATGAGACAAAAGTTACTTAGTATTATGTTTGGTATGATATTATTATGTGTATTAATTGCCCCTATTGCATCTGCAAACAGTAGCTCCTTTTCTTTTGATTTGACTTTCCGAGTAGTAGATGGTGCAGCTAATGGGAAATATCATAAATTAAGTAAAGGTAATTTGAGTATTAGTGGAACGGTAACTCCTTATGATAATCCAAATGGAGCTCCTGCTAAAATAAACCAAATTTCTATAGCAGTATATAAAAAATCAGGTACTTATGTTGGAACTGCCAATGTTACTCCAGTTGCGAAGTTGAATACTTCAACATCTTTTAGTCAAAGTTTAGGTACTCAGAGCGCTGAAACTGAATATTATTTGTTTATCTCAAGACTAGAAGATGATGGATGGGATCTTAGCGGACAAGGAACATTAGTGACGAATTAACCTTTTGGGAAAATACTAAAGGTGATGTATATTCCTTTTAATGGAGCATACATCGCCTTTGGATTTTTTATGAATAACTAAAAATATTATATATTAGGAGGGAAATGATGATTAATGAAAATAATATATATCTTAAATTGATCGCAATATTGATTTTAATTATTTCTCTTTTATACTTGAAATTCAAAAAAAAATCCTCGTTAACATATATGACTCTATTTTTAATTTTCTATGTCTACATGATTAATGTTTTTAAATTGACGTTTCTGCCTATACCTATTGATCCGAGGGCTATAGCGGCAATGAAAGGAGATACTGTTCAATTTTTTTATAATTTAAACTATATTCCTTTTAGAGCGTTTGATAAAAATATGCTGCTTAATATTATTCTTTTAGTCCCCTATGGATTTTTTATTCGATATTTAACTCACAAAGGAAATATTTTGATTCATGCTGTTTTTTGGGGTTTGTTTTTTGAAGCAACACAAATATTGATTTCATTCGCAACAAATTTTAACTATAGGACGATAGATATTGATGATGCTATTGCGAACTTCTTAGGTGTTTTATTAGGTTATGCTATTCATCTTATTTTTAGTGTAGTTTCATATAAGGTTCTAAATAAAACTTTAAATAAAAATAGTTTTTTAGAGCATATTTTTCAAGTCTCTAAATTAACCCTACGAAAATGACATGCTAAAGCTTATTTTTCGAAAATAGGAAGGGGTGCAGCAAGTATATTTCTTGAATTGCTGCACAAAATAGTCCGGGCACGGATAGCCGACGCTAGCAGCGATGTCGGCTATTTTGCTGCTTGTAGTGGCAGTAGCAGCTGTGCTTTATTCAGCCGAATCTGATGGACGTAGTCATTGAAGCAGATACCGGTTGCTTTGCGGAACAATTGCCCAAGATAGAAGGGAGGGAGGGAGAGACGTTTTACTGGCAATTCCTTTCATTGTCACCTGCTCCTGATAATGTGAGGCCACATACTCTTTGACAAAAGCCATTATACTACCGTTGGCAGGAACTTCAGATGAGATAGATACTAGAATCCTTGAACTCGATTCCATGTTAGAAGATCAATTGATTTTGATAATTGCTGTGCATATTGTGATGATTTGGATAAATATAACGGGGGATATATCGCGTATCATGTTGAGCATTTTGCACCGAAAGAAAAATTCGAACATTTAAAATATACCTATGATAATCTACGATATAGTTGTTCCTACTGTAATATATTTAAATCGAACAAATGGGTAGGCAAAACTTCAAACAAGTGTACTGAAGTTCTTTGTGATTATTTTGACCTCTTTATAAAAGATGAAGAGAGATAATTTTTACGGGGCACTCTTATATTTCAAAAGGTTTGAGAGAGGTGACAAGAGCAGTCTTACGCATTTGCGTAGGACTGCTCTTGTTGTATACAGATACTCATAGACTTAGTTAAGAGCGCGTCACATCGGAAATGTCAGCTAAATCCTCATCGCTTTGGCGGCCAGTAGGAGAGTAGATCAGTTCCAGAGCTACGGCGTCATTGCGCTGAAGCGGGAAATTGAGCAGCGTAGAAGGTATAACTCTGCCATTCAGTCGGAGCAGATAGCTGATGTTGCCGCCGATTGGAATGCCGCTGATTGAAGTAATTTGTCCGTTGAAGCCAAAGCGGACGACTCCGGTCGCCAGCAGCGCCTGATAAATGGTCATGCCAATGCGATGGATCACTCGGTAAGCCTGAGTGACATTAGGGAACGTCCGTCCTCCGTTAATAACGACCGTTACTGTCCCTTGCGGTCCCGGTGGGAAAGGGATAGGTATCGGCAGCGGAATCGGGAGCGGAAACGGCCCCGGCGGAAACGGCCCAGGCCCCGGCGGAAACGGCCCAGGCCCCGGCGGGAATGGCCCAGGCCCCGGCGGAAACGGTCCTGGCCCCGGCGGGAATGGCCCAGGCCCCGGCGGAAACGGCCCTGGTCCCGGCGGGAATGGCCCAGGCCCCGGCGGAAACGGCCCCGGCCCCGGCGGAAACGGTCCTGGCCCCGGCGGGAACGGTCCTGGCCCCGGCGGGAACGGTCCTGGCCCCGGCGGGAATAATCCCGGGCCTCCAGGCATCAGCATGCGCGGGCCGCCGCAGCCGCAGTCTTGCCCTGCGCGGGAAGATGGAGATGGCGGGATATGAATCTGCACTTGCCCATTGGTGAAACCGTAAGTATCGTTCATGCGATAGGTCAGACTCCTTTGCACGTCGAGTTAGGCATTTAACTATCCTTCTTCATGTTATGCGGCGAATGCCTATTCTTGTGCATAGTTTTACACAAAAGCCCGAAAACAAAAAAACGGAGCCTCCGCATGGAGACCCCGCTTTAAACAATAAGCTGTATTATTTAACAGCTGCTTCGTAACGTTTGCCAACCTCAGCCCAGTTTACAACATTCCAGAACGCTGCAATGTAGTCAGGGCGTTTGTTTTGGTAGTTCAGGTAGTAAGCATGCTCCCAAACGTCCAGACCAAGAAGCGGCGTTTCGCCTTCCATGATCGGGCTGTCTTGGTTCGGCAGGCTGGAAACTTTCAGCTTGCCGTCTTTTGTCAGGGAAAGCCATGCCCAGCCGCTGCCGAAACGAGTAGCGCCAGCTTTTGCAAATTCAGCTTTGAATGTATCGAAGCCGCCCAGCTCGCTGTCAATCGCAGCAGCTAGTGCGCCAGTTGGAGCGCCGCCAGCGTCAGGACCGATTGTTTCCCAGAACAGGCTGTGGTTAGCATGTCCACCGCCATTGTTGCGAACCGCTGTACGGATCGCTTCAGGCACGCTTGCCAAATCGCCAATCAAATCTTCAATAGATTTGCCTTGCAGCTCAGGGGCAGATTCCAAAGCAGCGTTCAGGTTTGTTACATAAGCGTTGTGGTGACGGTCGTGATGGATTTCCATCGTCAGAGCGTCGATGTGGGGCTCAAGAGCGTTATTCGCATACGGAAGTGCTGGTAATTGATGTGCCATAATATAAACAGCCTCCTAAAATTGGATTATGTAAATTACTCTTCTTATTATCCCTTATCCGACCACATAAATCAACATTGATGTTTCAAAAGTCGGATTTTAATAGATAAGGTAGACCCCAATAGCATGACAATTAGTTAATGTAATTATGCATAAGCGGGAGAAAATCCGATCAAATGAGCGAAAAAGGGTCAAAACTTAATGTAAGCGCTTAATATAAAGCGTTTTCAGTCATAATTCGCTAAATCCTTAGATTTTTTTTAGCAAATTTAAAAATTTTGTGAAGGAAAACGACAGAAGATGTAGTATAATGATTAAATTGCAACACAATGACATGGTATAGAGGTGTGTATCGATAATGAATGTTCGTTCCTTCCAATTATCAGATTACAGGTTGCTAACGGCTCTTCTTGCGGAAGTATTAACTGAAGAATGTTACGAGCAAACAATGGAAGCTTTTGCACGTCAATTGTCATGGGATAGCGAGCTTGTTCTCGTCGCTCTCTATGAGTCGGAAGTTGTAGGTGTCATTATTGGTACGATTGATAATAACACGGGCTACTATTATCGTGTTGCGGTCCATGCGGACCATCAGCGTCAAGGAATTGGCAAAGCACTTATTGAGTCATTGCGCCTAAGATTCCAACAGCGCCAAGTAAAGAAAATTTTAATTACAGCTGATGAGCACAATGAAGCCGTTTTGCCGCTTTATGAATCGCTGGGCTATGTGTCCAAGGATTTTTTCCGCTCTTTTCAACAGCTAAGTATTATAGCAGGTTAGGACAAGCCTCTGGCTGTCCAATAACCGTTTGCAGGGCATATCTGCATCGCCATTGCTTTTGGCGGTGGGGTATGCTTTTCTATTTCAAATATAAGAATATATAAGTTTCACACCTGTAAGAAGGAGAACAATATGGAATCTTATCAGCATTGCGTCATCAAGAGCTTCAAGCACGATGGAAGCATTCATCGCTGCTGGGAGCATAATTGGCTTATTCCGGCACATCTGCTCCTTCCGCAGCACGCTGCACTTGGGTTTATGGTGACGATCAACTTTGAGACACCTATTGTGGAAGCCAGCGGCAAGGTTTGGATGAGCGAGGTGCCTGCGGTTTCTTTTTTTCTGCCAGGACAGTGGTATAATGTGGTTGCACTGCTTGAGGAGGGCGGTATTCGTTACTATTGCAATCTCACTTCTCCATATACTTGGAACAATACGCTGCTCACCTATATTGATTACGATTTGGATGTCATTCGTCTGCCGGATGGCAGCCGCCGAGTGGTGGATGAGGATGAATATGAGCTGCATAATGCAAAGTACGGCTATCCAAGAGATGTGCAGGAGCATGTGCTGGAGGGGCTGAATAAGCTGCTTTTGCAAATGGATGAGCAGGAGCCTCCCTTCCATGATGAAGTGATTATTGCTTATTATGAAGCATGGCGCAAAAGCTTATAAGGCGGAGGCGGTTAAGGAATGGACAGATTTTCATTTGACGGCGGCGGCAGCAGCGAAGCTGAAGAACGGCGGCGGCTTGGGGCAGCTAAACGCCCAGGCTGGTCGAAGGAGCTTTGGGAATGGGTGAAAACCGTTGGCATATCGTTCATTATCGTTGCAGTGCTGCATCTGTTTGTGTTTAATCTTTCTACCGTAGAAGGACATTCCATGGAGCCAACCTTGCAGGAGAAGGAATGGCTGTTTGTAAATAAATTCATATATTTGATCGGTGCGCCAAAAATCGGAGATGTCGTTATATTGCAGGACCCTTCAGCTTTTGGCAAAGAGCAGGAGCTGCTCGTAAAACGCGTCGTCGGCTTGCCGGGAGACCGAATTGAAATTTCGAACAAGCAATTGTATCGTAATGGCGAGCTTGTGGACGAACCGTATATTGATACGAATATTGAGGATTTGGACATCATGCCGCTAACTGTTGAGGCAGGCAGCTATTATGTGATGGGGGACAACCGTCATGCGCGGGCGAGCAAGGACAGCCGAATGTTTGGAACGGTTCCCATTGCAGCGATTGAGGGCAAGGCGCAGTTTATCGTATGGCCGTACAAACAAATAAAGCCGTTATAGATTTAGCTACAGCAAGGCTAGGCATAGGGATGGGACAACGCCGCGTCAAACAATAGGCTGAAGCTTGTGGGAGGTGAACGGATGGAGGAACGGGCATATTATGCTGCATTGAAAAAAGAAATGAAAGCCGCCGCGCTCAGCCTTGGCATCGACAAAATAGGCATCGCCTCTGCCGATCCGTTCATCACCTTGAAGCAACGGCTGATTTCGCACCGCGAGCTGGGCTATGAATCTGGATTCGAAGAGCCGGATATTGATAAGCGTACCAATCCGGCGCTGTTGTTTGACCAGCCCCAGTCGATTATCGCCATTGCGATCGCTTACCCATCCAAGCTCCATCGGCCTCCTCAATCGGAGCCGGGAGCCAGAAGAGGCATTTTGTCCCGTTCAGCTTGGGGAGAGGACTACCATAAGGTGCTGCGCAATAGACTAGGGCGGCTTGAAGCTTGGCTTTCAGAGCGTGTACCGGGCTTTCGCGCTGAAAGCATGGTCGATACTGGGGCTTTATCGGATCGAGCCGTTGCCGAGCGGGCAGGACTAGGCTGGAGCGCCAAAAACTGCTCGATATTGTCCGAGGACCTTGGCTCGTGGATCTACCTTGGGGAAATGATTACAAATTTGCCGCTGGAGCCGGATGAGTCCGTGACTGATGGCTGCGGCGAATGCACGAAATGCATTGACGCTTGCCCGACGGACGCGCTCGTTGGTCCTGGTCAGCTTAATTCGAGCCGCTGTATTTCATTTATTACGCAAACGAAAGGTTTTGTAGAAGACGGCTACATGCGAAAAATCGGCAATCGTCTGTACGGCTGCGATACTTGCCAGACCGTATGTCCAGTAAATCGAGGCAAAAACTGGACGCATCAGCCGGAGCTCCAGCCCGATCATGAGCTGGTTAAGCCGCTGCTTACACCATTGCTGACAATGGGCAATAAAGAATTTCAACGTCTATATGCGAGCAGTTCTTCTGCTTGGCGGGGGAAAAAGCCGATTCAGCGCAATGCGGTTATTGCGCTGGGCAATTTTAAGGAGCGGAGCGCAGTGCCGGATCTCATTCAAGTGCTGCGGCACGATGTGCGCCCGGTTATGCGGGGAACCGCGGCATGGTCACTGGGCCGTATCGGCGGCGCAGAAGCAGAGGAAGCGATTCAGCAGGCATTACTGCAAGAAGCGGATGATGACGCGCGGCGCTATATGGAGCAGGCGATACTGTCACTAACAGAAGGTGTCGATACAGCACCTCGTTAATCCAGCAGCAGCCTGCACTTGCCGGCTGCTGGAATTGGGAAAGTCATTTGCGCTTCCAACGTTTGCGAATGTCAGGTTTACATGCTATTATAGGGGTCATTGTAGACAAGTTTAAGTCGGGAAAGGGTCAGGTGATTTGCTTTTTATGTGGAGTTACATTATTCCGATTGTGACATTAATCGTGGGGGCAGTCGGTGGATTTTTTATCGGCGTATTCTATTTACGCAAACAGCTAGAGAAAATGCAGAGCGATCCAGAGATGATTCAAAAAATGGCAAAACAAATGGGCTATAATCTGAACAAGCAGCAGATGACTCGTGCCCAAAACATGATGAAAAACCAGCACCAGAATATGAACAAAAATCAGAAGATGCCGCGCAGATAAAGGCATAAGCTTCTGATTGGCGAAAAGAGGGTGGTCCGCATGGCGGGAAAGAAAGATTACGTCAACTCTAAAGTCAGTCAGAACCGGGAGCAGATCGAATTTCATGTGAAGGAAATTTTGAAGCTCGTGGGCGAGAATGTGGAAAGGGAAGGGCTGCTGGAGACGCCTGCACGCGTCACCCGCATGTATGAAGAAATTTTTGCAGGCTATGAGGTTGATCCGAGCGAGGTGCTAGGCGTTACGTTCGATGAACAGCATGAAGAGCTGGTTATTGTAAAAGATATTATTTATTACAGCCAGTGCGAGCATCATATGGCGCCATTTTTCGGCAAAGCACATATTGGTTATATTCCAAGCGGCAAAATTGCCGGCCTCAGTAAGCTCGCTCGCCTAGTAGAAGCTGTTACAAGGCGCTTGCAAGTACAGGAGCGGATAACGAGCCAAATCGCAGATATTTTAGACAAGGAATTGCAGCCGCATGGCGTTATGGTCGTCGTTGAGGGCGAGCATTTGTGCATGTGCTCCCGCGGGGTGAAGAAGCCTGGCAGCATGACGGTGACGTCGGCTGTGCGCGGCGAGTTCCGTTCTAATCCGGCTTTACGTTCCGAATTTTTAGCCTTGCTCAAGTCCTAATTTTTACGTAGTAGCTATTGGATAAGGGAGACCGCTCCACAAGCTAGTGTGCATCATGCACCAGCTTGTGGAGCGGTCTTTTTTGAAATATAAGAATTTATAAGTTTCACACTTATACTCCGCTTATATTTCTAGGGCAAAGCTCTTCGCACGTCCTAGTAGGACGATGAAATCGTTTTTGCTTGTATGTCAAGTAAGACGAGCAGTGAACTGAAAGCGCCTTCAATTCTGAAGCTGTTTGAACGATTCTCCTCGAAAAAGGAAGGACTTAAGTAGGGGTTGTACGAAAAAAACGCCAAAAAAGTCATTAAAGTGACAGTAAAGAAGTCATTTAAAGGACTAGTGCCACCTGAATTTAATCCTATAAAATGGTAATAGACCCTCATATTCGTTTTTACAGTGGGGAGGGCGACGGAATAGGAGCAGAAGGGAGGAGAGAACAAGGACAAGGGCAAATACGAAGCGGATGGCAGTGAAAATGATGAGAGGAGTTGTTGGTTTTGAGTAAAAACCGCAAAATGCGGATCAAATGGATGCTCGTTCAGACACTTGCAATCGCACTGCTATTAGGCAGTTTGCCATTGCAGCCAGTCTCGAGCGTTCAGGCGGCAGGCAATTATAATTATGCCGAGGCGTTGCAGAAAGCGATTTATTTTTATGAAGCGCAGCGTTCGGGGGTCCTTCCTGAAACGAACCGTGTCGAATGGCGGGGCGATTCCGGTTTGCTCGACGGAGCTGATAATGGCGTCGATTTGACAGGCGGCTGGTATGATGCTGGGGACCATGTGAAATTTGGGCTTCCGATGGCTTTTTCAGCAACTATGCTGGCTTGGTCGGTTTATGAATATAAGGAAGGCTATGAGCAGGCTGGCCAATTGAACGAAATTTTGGACAATTTGAAATGGGCCACCGATTATTTTGTTAAAGCGCACACAGCGCCTAATGAGCTTTGGGGGCAGGTTGGAGGCGGCAACATAGATCATGCTTGGTGGGGACCTGCGGAAGTGATGCAAATGGCGCGTCCTTCTTTCAAAATCACGGAAACATGCCGTGGCTCGGACCTGGCAGGAGAGACGGCGGCGGCGCTCGCTTCCTCCTCTATCGTGTTTAAAGAATCAGATCCAGCCTATTCCGCACTGTTGCTCAAGCATGCGAAGGAGCTTTATAGCTTTGCAGACAACTTCCGGGGCAAATATTCGGATTGCATTACCGATGTTGCTTCCTTCTACAATTCGTGGAGCGGTTATATGGATGAGCTGACTTGGGCCGCAACCTGGCTGTATATGGCAACAGAGGATAACACCTATTTGAATAAAGCGATTCAATCAGCTTATGACTGGGACAAGGACAGCTCAAGCAACTCTTGGGCTTACAAATGGACAATCGGCTGGGATGACAAACGTTATGGCGCCCAATTGCTCCTCGCCCGGATTACATCAGAGCTTGGAAGGCCGGAGGCCAGTGATTTTATCGCCTCGACTGAGCGCAATTTGAACTATTGGACCGTTGGTACTAACGGATCGCGAATTACGTATTCGCCTGGCGGCTTGGCATGGCTGGATGCATGGGGCTCCCTGCGTTATGCGGCTAATGCTTCTTTCCTGGCATTTGTATATTCCGATTTTGTAGCGGACCCGGTCAAAAAAGCGCGCTATAACGATTTTGCCGTTAGCCAGATTAAATATATGCTAGGCGACAATCCGCGCAACAGCAGCTACGTAGTCGGTTATGGCGTCAATGCACCGGAGCACCCGCATCATCGTACGTCACACGGCTCATGGTCAGATAGCTCGGGCAATCCAACCTCGCATCGTCATATCCTTTATGGCGCATTGGTAGGGGGGCCTAATGCTTCGGATCAATATACGGATTCTATTGATGACTATGTGAGCAACGAAGTAGCGACGGACTACAATGCAGGCTTTACGGCTTCACTTGCAAAAATGAATTTGCTGTATGGTGCAGGCCAACAGCCGCTTGCGAACTTCCCGCCAGCTGAAACGAAGGAAGATGAAATGTTTGTAGAAGCGCAAGTAAGCCAGTCCAGCTCCAATTTTACTGAAATTAAAGCATTCATAAATAATAAATCGGCATGGCCTGCTCGTATGGGAGACAAATTATCCTTCCGCTACTTCCTTGATTTAAGTGAGGTATATGCGGCCGGCTACACTGCAGCTAACGTAAGTGTTACTGCCAACTATAATCAAGGCGCAACGGTTAGCTTGAAGCCGTTTGACGAGGCAAACCATATTTATTATGTACTGGCAGACTTTACAGGCACGAAAATCTATCCAGGCGGACAACCGCATTTCCGCAAGGAAATTCAAATCCGTATTTCCGCTCCTCAAGGAGCATGGAATCCGGCTAATGATTATTCGTATGCAGGGCTTTCATCAAGCCAGGCAGTAAAGACAGCTAAAATTCCGGTGTACGATGCTGGAGCGCTCGTGTTCGGTCAGACGCCGGCTGGAGGCGGTGTAACACCAACTCCAACGCCTTCTGCTACACCAACGCCGACACCAACACCAACAACAACGCCGAGTCCTACACCGACACCGTCGACGACGCCAACGCCGACACCAACAGTGACGCCAAGTCCAACGCCAACTCCGGCAGGCGGCTTGAAGGTGCAATACCGTGCAGCGGATACGAATGCTACGAACAATGCGATGATGCCGCAGTTTGAAATTTTCAACAACGGTTCAAGCGCTGTAGCTTTGAATACGCTTAAGCTTCGCTATTACTTCACAGCTGATGGCACGCAGTCGCATCAGTTCTGGAGCGATTATGCACAAGTAGGCAGCAGCAATGTGCAGGGTGCTTT
This window encodes:
- a CDS encoding DUF402 domain-containing protein, translating into MESYQHCVIKSFKHDGSIHRCWEHNWLIPAHLLLPQHAALGFMVTINFETPIVEASGKVWMSEVPAVSFFLPGQWYNVVALLEEGGIRYYCNLTSPYTWNNTLLTYIDYDLDVIRLPDGSRRVVDEDEYELHNAKYGYPRDVQEHVLEGLNKLLLQMDEQEPPFHDEVIIAYYEAWRKSL
- a CDS encoding zinc ribbon domain-containing protein, which encodes MHCQHCGNKYEPSAVYCSKCGKPLLQDAQANEQTQAVVIQEHELFVREASASLVPEQAPVRNRRARTGAGRKFIIALVPVVVFITTSAGVFSYYIYESDLNDHVAEWHEQAKQRAWGGKYHEAMLQLEKAAKVRPAYGVLQEDMDIVNEAVAIENKINSLASELDNGALTEAAPLVKQLNTLLAGREEQIFSPLREAFADLNVRMVVVQVQNELDQINSLDALTVKLNTVNGLGGEEAVAVRKQIVDKIAIVCQQQTKELLQKKSFSEAIATVEKGMAYAPEDKNLTKLLESIHAEKQAFEKAEQERIERAMQKAAEEDLLNQTAAAQVVKVDTSFDETGSFKIHALLKNAATRPIYSVEIQYSVRGKDKQILKKGTSIAMPNYIEPNESFTFDATVEGIEEADATVVIDHVTWYLD
- a CDS encoding trypsin-like peptidase domain-containing protein gives rise to the protein MRKGTWLSLILSVAFLLMGAGAVVFIRSEIPKQLSGKPLLAVSEARSEKTGKPLKDVIYETQKLVVMIESSNGKQGSGFLYNNQGDLITNAHVVSGVHKVKIHTSDARELDGEVIGISKETDIAVVRVPALVGEKPLKMVRNKKAEIGDEVMAIGSPLGFQNTVTTGIISGLGRNFTIEPYSYKDLYQISAPIAPGNSGGPLVRRETGEVLGINSAGIEQGSIGFSIPIVNVLATVEAWSSKPMGVLPEQEGTNGNGMEKQEATMSEYASYLVTHFYDSLNNADYVYAYSLLGGSWKEGKSYDEFREGYMPTRNVVIDDMHVTVNNDKQATVTAIISVDERVSGKNKLSKYQVIYEVGYENDQLKLITGRGKVIEQAAHEKEQH
- the lepB gene encoding signal peptidase I, which gives rise to MDRFSFDGGGSSEAEERRRLGAAKRPGWSKELWEWVKTVGISFIIVAVLHLFVFNLSTVEGHSMEPTLQEKEWLFVNKFIYLIGAPKIGDVVILQDPSAFGKEQELLVKRVVGLPGDRIEISNKQLYRNGELVDEPYIDTNIEDLDIMPLTVEAGSYYVMGDNRHARASKDSRMFGTVPIAAIEGKAQFIVWPYKQIKPL
- a CDS encoding VanZ family protein — translated: MMINENNIYLKLIAILILIISLLYLKFKKKSSLTYMTLFLIFYVYMINVFKLTFLPIPIDPRAIAAMKGDTVQFFYNLNYIPFRAFDKNMLLNIILLVPYGFFIRYLTHKGNILIHAVFWGLFFEATQILISFATNFNYRTIDIDDAIANFLGVLLGYAIHLIFSVVSYKVLNKTLNKNSFLEHIFQVSKLTLRK
- a CDS encoding superoxide dismutase; translation: MAHQLPALPYANNALEPHIDALTMEIHHDRHHNAYVTNLNAALESAPELQGKSIEDLIGDLASVPEAIRTAVRNNGGGHANHSLFWETIGPDAGGAPTGALAAAIDSELGGFDTFKAEFAKAGATRFGSGWAWLSLTKDGKLKVSSLPNQDSPIMEGETPLLGLDVWEHAYYLNYQNKRPDYIAAFWNVVNWAEVGKRYEAAVK
- a CDS encoding GNAT family N-acetyltransferase: MNVRSFQLSDYRLLTALLAEVLTEECYEQTMEAFARQLSWDSELVLVALYESEVVGVIIGTIDNNTGYYYRVAVHADHQRQGIGKALIESLRLRFQQRQVKKILITADEHNEAVLPLYESLGYVSKDFFRSFQQLSIIAG